The Betta splendens chromosome 2, fBetSpl5.4, whole genome shotgun sequence nucleotide sequence GTGATTATGCATAATAGCAAGAAATGCAACAATTGTGGGTTGCTACCTCAGAGTGCCAGCTTCTGTCCACCATGTTATCTCTTTAAAAGGGATTATCTAGATCTGTCAACCTCAATGAACCACACCAAGGTTGGGTTTAATGTCTGTGAGGCCATTAATCCATGAAATTAAGATAGCTGCTCCAGCGTGATAGAacccaaaacaaaacccaaatcctCTCAATGACCCTGCCTGAAGGGCGAGTTGCCCAATTTGCACTTTCAATTTTCGAAGACAATCCAGTTGATCCCACTGTAGCTGACAAGGTCAATCCAAGCCACAGAGGTCGTAAAGCTTAAGGAACAGCCAGGCATTTATAGAAACATGTCTAGTGGCCACACTCTTTCCAGCCattagcttaatattattcatgtTCACAATTCCTTTAGGTTCCTCCTACCTCACTGACGTCAATGCCATTGTTGACggaccaggttgtctgaaaacACTCCATCATGCGTTGCTCCAGAGCCTTGGGAAGCCGATGCACGCGAATAAAGTCCTTCAGGTCTTTGGTGCGCGTGTGGTAGAGGGAGCGGCGGGAGTACATCCTCTGGATGATGGCGGTGACGTTACCAAACACCACAGCATGCATGAGCGCTAGAGGCAGATGGAGGCAAAACCACAGTTCACAGCACACGCTGAGTCTTTTCCATAACCAAGATGCTTTATACAGTAGATCATTAACACTAATAGTGTTTTGCCCAAGCTGTCGCCTTTGgacaaatgaaagaaaatcaaGATGATGAGTTGTGTTTGGTTAAGCTTAAGTTTAAGTGGGGCTTAATTCTGACTTTTCTATGAAATAAACCCAAGACTAAACTCTATTCTTTGAATTGACACTTAGGAAGAGTCATGCTTtagtctgtgttgtgttttgtccaCCTCCGATGAGCATGGTGCAGATGGAGAAGATCTTCTCAGAGTCCGTGTTGGCTGAGACATTGCCGAAGCCCACGCTGGTCAGACTGCTAAGAGCGAAGTACAGTGACGTCACGTAGGAGCTCCTGACAGACGGCCCGCCGCCTAGCGTCATCCCCGACCCGTTCGGTGTCCTCACcctcgtcctgctgctgttcCATTGGCCGGACCCCAGCAGACCCGCCCCATTCAGCGGCTGCAACCCCGATCCGTTGAACTGGCTGTAATTGGTCAGTGCTGCCGTCACAGCGCCCTGAGGCGAATCAGAGATGCCCAACAGGGAGCTTAGCGGCGCCAGAAAGTATGGCGTTCCTAAGCGTTTGGCCAGTTCGTGGAGCCAGCCTGGTGGGGGAAGAGAGACAAGTCTGTGAGATAAGTCTGTCATTTTAATGAGGAGGCATCCATGCTTGTAAGATGACCTTTACTGGAAGGCTTCATTAGCAGTGGTAACAAAGCTGGAAGGGCAGAGTAATTacttgttggtgtttgtgtgtttgtgggagcACAGGCCAGACACGCTAGCATTTCACCATGATGCAGTGGAAGGCTCCAACCTGAATAAGGTTGTTTCTCAATTTATACTCAGTTGTTATTAGGTCAAACCTTCCTAGTGCTCTGTTTCAGGGAAATCAACTCAAGACACATCGAGGTCAGTCATGGTCTCCAGATGATGAACGTTCGTCTTGCAGGTCAACGTTTTCCTGCGTGGCCTGTCATGAAAGTTTGCGATGATGAATGTGTACCTACATGAAAGTCCCAGCCGTGAATTTCCACCTGGAGCTGCCTCGTAAATGGTCAACATTAACATGGCTTTTCAATTTGGCTTCAAAGCCTTTCATTTCCTCAAGCAGACGTAGTCATTAAACAACAATGGTGGAGCACGGCTCTGCTCACGGACAACAATGAGCAACCCCATGATTAATGGAtgacctccctcctcacctgaGCCGCCCTGTGTACATCTGCGTAAGTGAAAACCTCTTCTGCACATGTTTTACCTATTCCTGCCCTCTTCTTCTCATCTCACTGCTCTTAGCGACTTAGCCATCACCACCACATGCACCTGACAGTACTGTTGTTGCTTGGGACTGGTGAGCGCAGTAGGAGGGGGAGACACATCACCATAATTAGAAGTGTTTTTCTCAGTAGAaggacacataaacacactcactcaccaCGCTGAGTGTCATACAAGCCTGTCTGCAGAGTGAGGCAGATGATCTTTGTTTCAGTCTCAGTGGTCTCAGTGCTTGCTAGCAGTTATAAGCCAGCATGCTTCTAGTCACTGAACAGTGTTTGCCTCTTTAGCTGCTAAACGCTCAGACATttgctctgtctgcctgtcacgcacacacacaaactgacctatATCCCAGGAGGCCGGACTGTTGCTTTCTATCTCGCTGCGTCCGATGAAGTACCAGACACAGGCCATCCAGTGGGCCAGCAGGGCGAACGTGGACATCAGCAGGGTAAGAACCACGGCGCTGTACTGGGAGTAACGATCCAGCTTCTGCAGGAGGCGCAAAAGACGCAGAAGGCGAACGGTCTTCAGCAGGTGAACCCCAAAGTTCTGGGAGACAGAgcgtacagtatatgcagatGAGGCTACAGTAGAGGATGGGGTTTGTTTGCATGGGATTAGTTACCCTTGGGTAGGCAGCATATCATTTCCCGGGAGAATAAATAAGAACTCAATTTCATGTTTAATCTTAAAAGTTTCCCTTGTGGAACCAGAGAAGTTTGGAATTACTCTAGGCATGAAGACTGAGAATTTTAATCAGCCATGTTGACAGCGAGCGCTGATTGTTAAGGACCTGCCCCACAGTCTCATTCATGGAGCGGAAAAACGGATCAGATTCAAAGTCTTTACTACATTTAACTTGTGAGGTTTAATTGCAGCGTTTCGTAAGATAAATGATTCAAAGACAATAACTCTTCCTCTGGAAAAATGTAGGCGTAGATGCATCTCGCTGCTCCTGAATGCTCTGTTTCAGCACAGTTGATTAATTCCACCACACTGAGAAAGACAGAGCAGTGTGCCATTCTCTGAATGTGAATCCATTCACAGAGCTAAATTTGGTGAAGGATGAAGTGTAGAAATTCAAGCCATACTCCAGATAATGACACACGTATCTAGTGCCTCACAGCACATTCAGCTGTAACGATTGATATCAGTCTAGACAGACACATTACATGTCTGCTGGACAAAATTATaggataataaaataataatcgTTGTTTTCCCAAGACGCTTATTTATCATGAATGGTCAGAGATGGATGAGTTCAAAGGTCAAGTGTTGGTCAAATGTTTTAATCTCTCTGCAGGACTCATCCTGCTTCaaccaaacaggaaacaaattCAGCAATTCAGCAGAAGTGTGATTCTCCTTACTTTAAAACAAGCTCCAAAAGGCTGAAACAAGCTAAAACATTAACATGTGTCTTTGTAAAAGGAACATTTTTCTGGTTGCTAGAAGTCTGTGCTCGCCATCATCTATAATCTAGCTGCCTCCACCTGTAATTTGTCGTCGGCGCACTCATTCATCAGCCTAATTGCCAGTTGCCTAATAATGACTTTCTTGTTGCTCAGATTCTTAGTTTTTCCtcccttaaagccattaaaccAACCAATCAGCACAGAATGAGGAGGTTTTAATACAATGTAGAGCAAAATGTCTAgtgttgattttatttttcttggaaTAAAgccgtgttttgttttgccttgtgtgtgaagtgtgtttATACCACTTCAGATATTATGTGACGTTGCCTCTGTTCATCTGCAGACTCTTTATTGAATCAGCAGCGAGGGAGCGCCCAACTagccttcatcatcacatcacacactgtacacataaCGTCCAAACCAGTCAGGCTGTAAGTGAAAGTGTGACACTCACCACGCTGATATTAAAGGCATACAGCAGGTCAAAGGGCAGGGCAGCGATCAGATCCACAAACAGCCAGGATGTGACGTAGTGGATGCAGATGGAGCGGGCGTCGTACACGACCTGACCAGACGTGCTCACGTAGGTGGTTCGAAAGTTGAGCACGATGTCTGCAAGACAAAAAGCTACGGTCAGAGAACTCCAGGCCTAAACTAGGTCCGTTTGGCCAAAACAGCGAGTTCAACTCACTGAAGGTTTTGATAATGGCGTGTGCGGTTTACTTTATTTGACTAAACCAACAGCAACCTTACCAATGATGAAGAGGATCTCCACCAGAATATCACTGACACTGGGGGGGTTCCGCGCCGCCGAGCCGCCGTCCTCGCGGATCTCCACGGCTGTGAAGCAGACGTTGTAGGGAACGGTGACAGCGACGTAGAAGGTGGCCAGGAGGATCAGCCAATCCCAGCCGGCTTTGAACGCGCCGtagtggaggaggatgaagcaggactTCTGGATGTCTGCCACCTTGTACTCTGGGACCGGGTTGGCGTTGGCTCCGAGAACATTCTGggcagcacacaaacacgtgacttTTAAGGTTGAATTTCCAGGACGGTCTGACAAGGACCAGAAGGAGACAATGTCAAACCAGTTCCACACTGGTTCCAGATTGAATTAAAACCAGTTTGGTAAAAAGGGATTTGTCCAACATGCTTCAAGGTGTTGCCAAAGGAAGGTTATTTCATGTCATGTTTAAAAAGCACAACCTGTTTGTCAAAGCCGAGGCCGTAGAGAAATCCATCTCATGCAAATATGTATAAATGACATGTGAGCTAACAGTGACGGCAGCTGACGCAGGAGGAGGGACCCTTTGACCAGCTGGCCCCTCAATGAATTCAAATGACTAATAAgagcttttatgctaatgcacTGCCTCTGAGGTCCTGAGTCATTGAGACTCTAGTGCAGAGGCAATTTTGTACATTTAGTCTTGTCTCATTTCCTTGAATTTACAGATTTTAGTATTAGAAATGAATGCGATTTAAgcccaacaacagcagcagacatgCAAATTGACCGCAAATCGGCAAAAGCAAGTTGTAACATTAATCTCCTGACACCAGGCACCGTTTAATCCTCCCTGTCGGACAAAAGAACTAAAAGCccaacatttaaatattacCTTAAACCCCTTGTGCTAAAGTCGACAGAGAAAATAATGTTGTAAAGCTTTTTTATAGATTAGTACAAATAATGTGCTGGAGGCAGATGCTACAAACACGCCGCGCCTCACATTGTTGATCTTGAGCTTGCTTTTGGTCTTGTCCTGCTTCTGTAGGTGTCCAGACAGCTGGTAGAGGACAGCACGACTGCGCCGCCGCTCCACGTTGAAGCCGGGAGGGCGAGTGATCTGGTGGATCTCCAGACCGGTTTCCTCATCTGAACACAAAAGGTTTGGAGTCTGAtacttgtacatacagtatatactgtactacaatcaagtgtgttttcacacatccaACCCGTCACTGATGAAACCCTCAAACCACCTTAATCAAACATCTGGAGATGAGCCCATTCATAATTCAAATGTCTAGGTGTTTGCATCCTAACTGCACCATAGCAGGTGGAGTCAAGTAAAGTGAGGCCAAAAAACCCAAACATCAGTGACAACCCCAAGATTTACTGCTGCAGGAACCCTAGAGCACTTCTCAGGCCCCATCGTCTTTTTCCACTATAATAACCTGTAACACACACGACAATGTTGTGTATGAACATTTCATTTCTATCACACAGACTGAAATAAAGCCTTTCCAGCACTGTCAGAGCTTTAAAAAGTGTTCAAAAAGAGGCCGAGCAGGTTATTTACTCCAGCCCTGAAGTGTTTTACCGCTGCTGGATTTGTGCCCCAGCTGCAACGCATCCACCGGGTCGTTTCATGTGAATTGTGGCGGTACTGAGCTGTGCCTCACTCGCTCTCGTGCTCGTTCTTTCTCATGCTTTCTCTCACCCGTGTCAGACTCGTTGCCATGGTCCAGGTCCTTATTTGCAGTAATGTCCTTGTGTGAGACCAGGAACAGAACCACCTCGCTCTTCTCGTTCTTTATGGGCACAATGTCCAGCAAACACCAGAATTTAGAGCCTGTTTGAAGAACACATGGAGTCACAGTTAAATGAAATTCACCCAACGCATTGATGGATTCATGTGATAACGTCCTCCTACCGCTCTTTTTGTACAGAACGATCTCGGTCTTGAACTCTCTCCGTTCATCCAGAGCCTTCTGCATCTGCGCCGTGAGCCGCTCGCTGGTCTCGCTGCCGTACAGGAAGTGACACATGCAGCTCTTCTGCATCAGCTCGCCGCGGCCAAAGCCGGTCAGCTCACAGAAGCCATCAGAGCAGTAGACAATGGGGTGGACGGACTGGACCTGCGCGTTGCCTAGGACGAAGTTACTGTCTGAGGGCAGGAAAGATGACGAGACAAACgagaaaacacaacattaagttagcacattttaaatgtatccAACGTTACTGTAGCTGATGCAACCTAATATTAATAgcctaataattaataattataataaattaataataaattaatagtCTTTGAACAGTATAACGCAACATATATTTAATAGATCATCAATCATAAATTCAATGTACAGtattgcatttactgtaaatataacaaacatAACAACTTGCAGGTTGTCACAGAtgtgacacatttacagtaagaggCTCTGATGACTCACACCCTCAACACACTGTATGCTTGGTGTGGGCAGGTACAGTAGTCAGCCAAGGTGTTATGTGTTTTCATTCAGAAATACTCACGCACAAATAAATAGACAAAAGGCGTGAACAGCAAAGTCTGCTCATCTTATGACACGCACAGTAGAAGGTAACAGGCGCTTTACGCACTCACCTTCACACTAAGTCAAAGAAACATGTTTCAAATGAACTCTTCATGTCGCCTCCTTTACTTTGTCTCCGCTCACTGTTCCCTTCAAAGAATcctgctttttctttccttctccgCCTCTTTGCCTTCGTGCACTTTACTATattttcatcagcagcagctcttttaTCGGACTCTGTATCAAAGTGGGCTACACAAATAAATGTGACTTTGCTTTTGGAGGAGCTCAGTCACGCCACATTTAGATTGGGAAAGCAATTTCTTTGTATTGTCAGCCTCAGGCCAGAGTGAACATTAACCATGAGAATCTTTCTgtacagaataaaaacaaataaattctcTCTCATTACATATCAGTTCATATCAGCTTAGAAATCTTGGATCTTACATATCACAATCATCCGTGTCCCTCCATGCAGAATCTAATTGTAATTTAAGTGTCTGGCACAGACCTCAGAACAGCTCAACGATGGATCTTCTTCACATTCGCTTTGCTCAAGCGTCGTGAAAATAAATGGCCTGTACTGGATGAAGCATAACCTGACTCACGACCTCTTCCTGCAGCTTATGGTGTTGATTCACCATAAATAAAAGTCGGTGGCAGGCAAGGATTTTGCAGAATTGTGGAATGAAAGCATTTATCATCAGAAGGAATTTGGGTTTTTACAGTAGAAATGTATGTTAGTTGACAAAAAATCTGAATCATAGTTACTACAATTGAGCTCTGGCAGCGTTGAAGCTGTGCAATCTGATTACTAAAAAAATCAACTTCTACCTCAAATTCTAGTACTGACTAGTCTATATATTAAAATACGATGCGCATGCAATGCTTTATCAACAATATAAATATGAACAGTGAGTTGATTTGCTGGATTATAAACTTTGACAGTCTGAGTTGTGAGGACAATCTTGAATAATTCATTCTGAAGCTGTCTTAGGTATGAGAGGAGACTCACACAGCCCAGACATTCATTCCACTGAGATCATTAATGTCCGTACATGAATGGATCTGAAGGAGGGGGGGCTCACATTGAGCTATGTGTGCAATATAGGACACGAGAGCCGGGGAAGGAGCACCGAGTTAGAGCGACAGACCGTCTGAGGGAGAGCAGGGGATTCATTAGCGGGGAATGAGAGACTACATGGAGATGGACAGGAGACAATGAACCTTAATAATTCATGCATTAATATAGCATGTCTAATGGTACAGCTATTGCCAAACCTCGTTGAAACACTTTTTGGACAAGACGTAAAAGCTGCTCTTCAGTGCAGGAGCCTCCGAGGCGCCAAAATGAAGTCAGAGTGACTGCACGAGCAACTGTTTGTGCACAAATTGACAGATAAGGTTTCAGTGAAAGTCTGAGTAAAAACAGTTGAATGAGTTAAATGAGTAATTTTGGACAGTTTGGCAAAACAATAGGCTTCATTAACTTTGTGAGTGCTGAGCTTAGCGAAGCTTAAACgctggaggcagaggtgggCAGCGTGGCTCCATGCAAAGATGATGTTCAACACAGCACTAGtcgtactgtacgtacagtgaGCATGTACTGTGTTCTAAATGACTTACACTTTAAGCCCAGTATGCAATGATCAGTTGTGTTTTCACTTGTGTCAGGGACCGTGCAGGTCCATGTAGAGTCCAAATGGTGCCGCTGATTGCAGATGATTGCAGAGGAAATCCAAATCAATCAGCCAGAGTAATCTGTTGACTCGTAGTTAACAACAAACTGATTTTAGTTTTTGCAGCTTTTGAGGATTATTTTGTGACTTCATCAAAATGTCACAGAGTCACGGTGCAGCCAAGGAGTCAGCGTCTGATTCCTGCTGCTCGCTGACGCTCAACCATCAAaagaacagagcagagtgagaaTTAGTGGCCTGTGTTTTCACCTGCACCAGGTGAGATAAATAAAGCTGTAACTGGACGCAACAGCATCTGATTGAATCTGCTCTGAGGCATCGCGGGAGGACGGCTGTCCGTGATTCGCAGCACGCTAAATGATGCGGCTGGCGATTTTGAAGAGTGTGACAGGACGTAATAGGATTTGATGAATCACTTCTCCCAGAAAAAAATAGGCTTGTACTTTCAAGATGATGAACTGGCAGAACGGGggaatgtattaatatttaagaGCAGAGGGTCTATTTTGCATGAAGAACAGCGGCTCCACATTCACATAGGCTGAAACAGTAGCGTCTTTGAAGAATCTTAAATAGAAGCGACCCCTGGATTTTCACTAACACAAAGAGACAGCGGTGACAATCACACGCTGGATGACTTGATGACTTTAAGGAAATACGCTGTTATGGCTGCAGGGGCGCTTAAATAATAAACCCAGTGCTCAGTAGAGTAACCTTAACCCATCACTATAAGAAAACTACCGCTGATTCGTCACTTCTTGATTAGCCTCCTTTTGAAGTCCTTTTTGTCGATCACCTT carries:
- the LOC114849770 gene encoding potassium voltage-gated channel subfamily H member 3-like, whose protein sequence is MPVMRGLIAPQNTFLDTIATRFDGTHSNFVLGNAQVQSVHPIVYCSDGFCELTGFGRGELMQKSCMCHFLYGSETSERLTAQMQKALDERREFKTEIVLYKKSGSKFWCLLDIVPIKNEKSEVVLFLVSHKDITANKDLDHGNESDTDEETGLEIHQITRPPGFNVERRRSRAVLYQLSGHLQKQDKTKSKLKINNNVLGANANPVPEYKVADIQKSCFILLHYGAFKAGWDWLILLATFYVAVTVPYNVCFTAVEIREDGGSAARNPPSVSDILVEILFIIDIVLNFRTTYVSTSGQVVYDARSICIHYVTSWLFVDLIAALPFDLLYAFNISVNFGVHLLKTVRLLRLLRLLQKLDRYSQYSAVVLTLLMSTFALLAHWMACVWYFIGRSEIESNSPASWDIGWLHELAKRLGTPYFLAPLSSLLGISDSPQGAVTAALTNYSQFNGSGLQPLNGAGLLGSGQWNSSRTRVRTPNGSGMTLGGGPSVRSSYVTSLYFALSSLTSVGFGNVSANTDSEKIFSICTMLIGALMHAVVFGNVTAIIQRMYSRRSLYHTRTKDLKDFIRVHRLPKALEQRMMECFQTTWSVNNGIDVSELLKEFPDELRADIAMHLNKELLQLPLFESASRGCLRSLSLIIKTSFCAPGEFLIRQGDALQAIYFVCSGSMEVLKDNTVLAILGRGDLIGSDCLTKEEVIKTNACVKALTYCDLQYISLKGLREVLCLYPDYAQKFITEIQHDLTYNLREGHDTEEDCESNGGIVKKLPSIKEDEEGSGSEGENSPHPKLQAVGRLGRGLRSPMRSPLRSPLLPPRPFRPSSDHGRPSSLQIPVVSFSCLQPELSPRFVDGIETENQSSSAQRFDFSPTATASLLPSPDVAASEARDDEGDTMQTISKLKHEMSVLSRQVTAVSQELQALTQLLKPLFRNPSVLLIQSAAPPPPSVSSHSCSPAPPPFTHNASVDCSHNQNPQQPPSPPLNVQVLRGEFDPLRCSSHQPPVSHQTGAAPSASYCSAPPSLNSSPHEHTVVPQPCSSSTPSLSSSAPPVLVDLSEPSGAPQTQPEPSLPHQYQSEARLHFQPDWHLTARPPPQPPLQASHTAPRPQEPLLDLQEEEWGPHSTQLCFIDEGQQSV